DNA sequence from the Candidatus Paceibacter sp. genome:
CGAGGAAACGATAAAAAAATTCAAAGCTGCCGTGAAAAAATACGGCATTAAGAACGTTTACGTCCACGCGCCTTATTACATCAATCTGGCGTCCAAAAACAATCGCGTTTACTACGGCTCAATTTCGGCCATTCGCAAAAATCTGGAGCGAGCCAGCTTACTGAGAGCCAAGTATGTAATGACTCATCTCGGTTCGGGCGGCAGTATGGACGAAAAAGAAGTGCTGGAGCGGCTGGAAAAAAGTTTCGTCAAGATTTTTGACGGCTATGATGGCTCGGCGAAATTATTGATAGAAAACAGCGCCGGCGCTGGCAGAATTATCGGTTCGGACTTCGCCCAAATAGGCAGAATTATTGCATCGACGTCGGACGTCGAGGGCGCTCATCGACGTCCGACGTCGATGCAGGCGCTGGCGGGGGTTTGTTTGGACACCCAGCATAGTTTCGCCTCCGGCTACGACTGGAAAGACAGTTTTGAAAAATCTTTGAAGGAAATCGAGAAAAACGTCGGGCTGGAAAAAATAAAAATGATTCACGCCAATGACAGCGTCACCGACTTTAATTCCCGCAAAGACCGCCACACCCATATCGGCAAAGGCAAGATAGGTTTAAGCGGGTTTGAAAACCTTGTCGCCTTCGCCAAAAAAAACGACATTGATATGATTTGCGAAACGAAATATCCTGGGGTTAAAAAAGATATTAATATGCTAAAGAAATTAAGGGATAAATAATGAAATAAGCGAAGAAAACAAATTTTGAAAATCCTGGGCGGGGGCGGCCGCCCGGGTCCGCGAAGGTGGGGCTAGAGGATTTTCCAAAATTTGGTTT
Encoded proteins:
- a CDS encoding deoxyribonuclease IV; this encodes MNIGCHVPISKGLEKAPGIAHQWGCEVMQIFTHSPQGGTIAELDEETIKKFKAAVKKYGIKNVYVHAPYYINLASKNNRVYYGSISAIRKNLERASLLRAKYVMTHLGSGGSMDEKEVLERLEKSFVKIFDGYDGSAKLLIENSAGAGRIIGSDFAQIGRIIASTSDVEGAHRRPTSMQALAGVCLDTQHSFASGYDWKDSFEKSLKEIEKNVGLEKIKMIHANDSVTDFNSRKDRHTHIGKGKIGLSGFENLVAFAKKNDIDMICETKYPGVKKDINMLKKLRDK